In Desulfofustis limnaeus, the genomic stretch GTCATGGTACCGAGGTCTTTCGATCAGAATGATCGCCTTTGTCTTCATGGTCAAAAGATGAAGGTACATTCGAGGTTTTAGAGCGATGAAACGGTTTCATCTGATCAGCCTTGGTTGTCCGAAAAATCTGGTTGATTCGGAATGCCTCTACGGGCAGCTTTCCCTGAGCGGCTGGACGAGTGTCTCCACGCCTGAGGAAGCTGATGTGCTGATTGTCAATACCTGCGGATTCATTCAGCCTGCAGTCGAGGAGAGTATCGAAGAGATTCTTCAACTGGCTGCCTTTAAAGAAGTTGATCCACAGAAGAAGGTGGTGGTTGTCGGCTGCTTGGTACAGCGCTATGGGCGCCTATTGCTGGAACAGTTACCGGAAGTCGATCTGTTCGTCGGCACCGAGGGAGTTCTGGTCATTTCCGGTTTGCTGGACACTGTCTACCGAGACGAGCAGCCCGAGCGGTTGGTCATACCGGATCGGTTCCTGATGGATGCAGCTGTTCCCCGGCAGTTATCCACCCCCTTTTTTCGAGCCTGGTTGAAGGTGGCTGAAGGATGCAATAATTGCTGTTCCTATTGCCTCATTCCTGCCATTCGCGGACCGTTGCGCAGTCGTGACGTGCACGATCTGGTAAAGGAGGCGCTACACCTCGAACAGGGCGGCGTTCGAGAACTCTCCCTGGTGGCCCAGGACCTTACCGCCTATGGCCTGGACCGCGACGGCTCATCCCGGCTGATTCAGTTGCTTGAAGCCCTTTTGGCCGGCACCAATATCGCCTGGATCCGTTTGTTGTATCTGTATCCCAGCGGGGTTTCCGAGGCATTGCTGGAGGTGATTGCCTCCGAGCCGCGTATTGTCCCGTATCTCGACATTCCTCTCCAACATGTGAGCGATTCTGTCCTGCGCGCCATGAATCGTCGTTACGGCCGCCGCGATATCAATCAGCTGTTGGCACGTCTTCGTGCAGTTGTTCCCGGAGCAGCTTTACGGACAACGG encodes the following:
- the rimO gene encoding 30S ribosomal protein S12 methylthiotransferase RimO — protein: MKRFHLISLGCPKNLVDSECLYGQLSLSGWTSVSTPEEADVLIVNTCGFIQPAVEESIEEILQLAAFKEVDPQKKVVVVGCLVQRYGRLLLEQLPEVDLFVGTEGVLVISGLLDTVYRDEQPERLVIPDRFLMDAAVPRQLSTPFFRAWLKVAEGCNNCCSYCLIPAIRGPLRSRDVHDLVKEALHLEQGGVRELSLVAQDLTAYGLDRDGSSRLIQLLEALLAGTNIAWIRLLYLYPSGVSEALLEVIASEPRIVPYLDIPLQHVSDSVLRAMNRRYGRRDINQLLARLRAVVPGAALRTTVMVGFPGETEKDFAELIEFLRLARFNHLGAFAYANEEGCAAEGLAGQVDEETKQQRLDAVLSVQAEISADIQQRAVGSIETVLVEGVSRETDLLLEGRTRYQAPEIDGCVLINDGEASPGDFVQVEITEAHVYDLVGRIVP